The following are encoded in a window of Heteronotia binoei isolate CCM8104 ecotype False Entrance Well chromosome 9, APGP_CSIRO_Hbin_v1, whole genome shotgun sequence genomic DNA:
- the RPL34 gene encoding large ribosomal subunit protein eL34 produces MVQRLTYRRRLSYNTASNKTRLSRTPGNRIVYLYTKKVGKAPKSACGVCPGRLRGVRAVRPKVLMRLSKTKKHVSRAYGGSMCAKCVRDRIKRAFLIEEQKIVVKVLKAQAQSQKSK; encoded by the exons ATGGTCCAACGCTTAACGTACCGCCGTAGGCTGTCCTACAACACAGCCTCTAACAAGACTAGACT ATCTCGAACACCAGGTAACAGGATTGTTTACCTCTATACCAAGAAGGTCGGCAAAGCACCGAAATCAGCATGTGGTGTGTGCCCAGGAAGACTTCGAGGT GTTCGTGCTGTTCGTCCAAAAGTTCTTATGAGACTGTCCAAAACAAAGAAGCACGTTAGCAGAGCCTATGGTGGTTCCATGTGTGCTAAATGCGTTCGTGACAG AATCAAACGGGCATTCCTTATTGAGGAACAGAAGATTGTTGTCAAGGTGTTGAAGGCGCAAGCACAGAGTCAGAAATCAAAGTGA